The region GGTGAAATAGGCTTAACAGGAGAAATACGTCGTGTGAGCCGAATCGAACAGCGGGTTCACGAAGCAGCTAAATTAGGATTTACGCGTTTGTTTGTTCCTAAAAACAATATCGGCGGCTGGACTTTTCCAGAAGGTGTCGAAATTATTGGCGTATCCACGATTACGGACAGTATTCGTAAAGCTTTTACAGAATAGAAATAAGAAAAAATATAGAGTGTGTTTTTTACTAAAACACACTCTAACAAAAGGAGGATTATTTTGGCCAAAAAAATTATTACTGGAATCTTCTTACTGATTGGCGGCAGCATTGGAGCTAGTTTATTGCCAATGGTATGGAATCTTTTCCATGTATCAAATCAATTTATGAACAATGGCTTTGTGAATATTTTAATCGGCGCAATTATATTTTTATTTCTTTCACTTCCAAGCACAAAGTACATTGAACAAGGTATTAAAAAAATCGAGCTTTTATTGAGTCAACAAAGTGTCACCTATTTATTATTTGGCAGTATCGGAACCATTATCGGAATGGTCTTAGCGTGGCTGGGCAGTTTGTTTTTGATTGGCTTGTCTTTGCCGGTGATCAGCAATGTTTTGCCTATTATTATTATGGTCGTCTTCGCTTATTTAGGTTTCCGAATCGGAACGACTAGACGTGAAGAATGGCGTAAAATGTTTCAAACAAAAGCTAAAAAAAATACAGACGAAGACAACAAAGTGCTTGAAAGAAGAGCAGATGAAACATTTAGAAAATATAAAATCTTAGATACAAGTGTCATTATTGATGGACGAATTTACGATATTGCTAAAACGGGCTTTATCGAAGGGGTCTTATTGATTCCTAATTTTGTTTTACAAGAATTGCAATATATTGCCGATTCTTCCGATAGTCTTAAGCGGGTCCGTGGTCGCCGCGGACTAGATATTCTAAATTCTTTGCAAAAAGAAAATGATATGGATGTAGAAATGTATGATGGAGATTTTGAAGACATTTCAGAAGTCGATTCTAAATTGATCAAATTAGCCAAGTTGTTGGATGGCGTCGTGGTTACAAATGATTACAACTTAAATAAAGTCAGCGAGTTTCAAAATGTACCTGTATTGAATATCAATGAGCTGGCTAATGCCGTTAAACCAGTGGTGATTCCGGGCGAAAATATGACAGTGATGGTCGTCAAAGTAGGAACGGAACGCAATCAAGGAGTAGCTTATTTGGATGATGGCACGATGATCGTAGTGGAAGACGGTCAATACTTTATGAACAAAACCATTGAAGTTGTGGTCACCAGTGCTCTGCAAACGGCAGCTGGCCGGATGATTTTTGCAAAACCCGTGCATTCTCAAAAAGGAATCAAAGAAAAAGAATAGGAGCCTTTTGATGAACAGAGACTATGAGCTGATTTTATTAGCAGCCGGTCAGGGGACGCGCATGGGGACTTCAAAAAATAAAATTCTATTGCCGCTCTTGAATAAGCCGTTGATTGCTTATCCTTTGCTCACTTTTTTAAGTGACCCTAATTGCCGGCATATGATTGTGGTAGCAAAAAAAGCTGAGATTCCCTTATTAAAAAAATGGATTCAAGCAGAAGTACCAAAAGCAACTATTCCGATCACGTTCGTCAAGGGCGGACTGGAAAGGCAAGACAGTGTCTATTGCGGGTTGCAAAAATTGCAGCAGCCTACCGGTTTTGTCCTGATTCACGATGGCGCCCGTCCTTTCATTGAACGGTATACGATTGAACGATTGAACGAAAAAGCTCGTAAGACGAATGCGGCCATTTTAGGAGTACCGGTTAAAGATACGATTAAAATGGTGCAGCAAGAAAAAATAATGGAAACTTTGCCTCGTCCTGCACTCTGGCAAGTTCAAACCCCTCAAGCATTTAGTAGTCCGCTGATTCTTAAAGCCCATCAAAAGGCGCAAGATGAAGGCTTTTTAGGTACGGATGATGCTTCATTGGTTGAACGCTTAGGAGAAACAGTGACGATTGTTGAAGGAAGTTATGATAATATCAAAATCACCACTCCAGGCGATTTGATCACAGGAGAAGCGATATTAAAACAGCAGCAAAGAGAACAATTAAAAGAACAGGAAGAGACGATTATGCTAAGAATTGGACAAGGATATGATG is a window of Carnobacterium mobile DSM 4848 DNA encoding:
- a CDS encoding PIN/TRAM domain-containing protein; the encoded protein is MAKKIITGIFLLIGGSIGASLLPMVWNLFHVSNQFMNNGFVNILIGAIIFLFLSLPSTKYIEQGIKKIELLLSQQSVTYLLFGSIGTIIGMVLAWLGSLFLIGLSLPVISNVLPIIIMVVFAYLGFRIGTTRREEWRKMFQTKAKKNTDEDNKVLERRADETFRKYKILDTSVIIDGRIYDIAKTGFIEGVLLIPNFVLQELQYIADSSDSLKRVRGRRGLDILNSLQKENDMDVEMYDGDFEDISEVDSKLIKLAKLLDGVVVTNDYNLNKVSEFQNVPVLNINELANAVKPVVIPGENMTVMVVKVGTERNQGVAYLDDGTMIVVEDGQYFMNKTIEVVVTSALQTAAGRMIFAKPVHSQKGIKEKE